The nucleotide window AAGCTCAGCAGAGTCTGAAAGCCGGTCGCATCCCTGAGGCAGATCTTGCCGCGAAACGGCTCTCCCAACTCAGGCCGCCGACCGACGCGGATCTAATGCTTCTCGCGCAGGTCGCGATCGCTCAAGATCGTACCGAAGACGCGCTGTCAATTCTCGACGAACTTCCCAATTCGAGCCCTCTCCGCCCCCAGGCTGCGCTACTTGCTGGACAACTCGAATTACGGCGCGATCGAATGAAGATCGCAGAAGGGAAGTTCCTCCAGGCCATCGAACTCGATCCAAGACTCACACAAGCCTATCGTGAGTTGATCTATATCTACGGCTTCCGGAAGCAGTCAGAGGAAATCGACGAGACCTTTCGTCGCCTATCTCAACTCGGTCCACTGACTGCAAACGAGGCATTTATCTGGTCGTTAATTCGGGGAGTACAGTGGTCGACCGAAGAGATCGTCGAAACCCTCTCCCGTGCAGTTGAAGCAGATCCGAAGGATGACCGTTCTCGGATTGCCCTGGCCGATGCGTTGCTTGAAATGACACGATTCCACGACGCAGAGGCTGTTCTCTCCCCGCTCGATCCCTCGCTACCGGATGCCAGAGCCGCGCTCGGTCGTCTAGCGTTGGAACGAGGAGATGTACCGACCCTTCGAGCGTTACTGGCCGATGGGCCCGACAATCATGCGGGCATTGAACTCCTTCGAGGAAAACTGGCTCTCCAGTTCCGTGATCCGGATGCCGCAGTAGAATCGTATCGATCTGCCCTCGCCCTCAGGCCTAATGATCGAGAGGCTCTTTCAGGCCTGACACAGGCCTTAAATCAAGCAGGAATGCAAGGAGAGGCATTAGAGATTGTTGAGCGGTTGAATCAGGTCAACGCACTCAACAATCTATTGAATGAGTTGCCTTCATTCGATGGAAATCCTGGAGCCGATCGGTATCTGGAACTCGGTAGAATCTGTGAGACGATCGGATTTATCCCTCAAGCTCGGACCTGGTATCAGAACGCAATCCGGACCGACCCCTTTCACAAGGATGCTCAGCGAGCACTTGCTCGGATCGGGGGCGAACCCACCCAAGTTCGCGACATAGAGACTGAGGACAACGAAATCGATTAGGTTCTACTGACAATCACTTGCGGAGTCTGGGCGATCTGTGATTGACTGGGTAACCCGATCGACCCCAAGGAGGCCTCCGATGCGCCGTTTCGAGATGGACGACGAACGATTCCGACGCATCGCCCACATCTTGCCCGGGAAGCCCGGCGACCCCGGAGCCACCGCCAAGGACAACAAGCTCTTCCTCGACGCCGTGCTCTGGGTCGCCCGCACCGGTGCCCCCAGGTCCGATCTGCGGGCCCGCTTTGGCAAGCACGACACGGTCTTCCAGCGGTTCAACCGCTGGGCAAAGACGGGGACCTGGGCCCGGATCATGGAGGCCCTCGGCGGCGACGCTGACCTGGAAAACCTGCTCATCGATTCCACCTCGGTCCGCGCCCCCCGCCATGCCGCCGGCGCCCGAACAAGAGCGGTGAACAGGCTTTCGGCTGGTCCCGGGGCGGCCTGACGACGAAGCTGCACCTGACTGCCGACGCGTTGGGCAACCCGGTTCGGCTGATCCTCACCAGCGGCCAGGCACATGACATGTCCCAGGTGAGAGCCCTGATCGATGGACTCAAATGCGAGCATGTCATCGCGGATAAGGGGTATGACAGCGGCCCCCCTCGTGGCGACGATCGAGGCGGCCGGGGCGACGGCAGTGATCCCCTCGCGGTCCAACCGACGCGAGCCCCGGCCGTATGACAAACACCTTTGCCCGAGAGCGGAACCAGGTGGAGCGGCTCGTCGGCCGACTGAAGGAGTGCCGCCGCGTGGCGACCCGCTACGAGAAGACCGCACGCAACTACCTGGCATTTGCCAGTTGGCGTCCGTCATGGTCCTCCTGGCCTGATTGTCAGTAGAACCTAGTGCCTGCCTCTCAGAAACCCGGATTTGTCGGAGCGAGTCCAGAGGCAGCTCCCGCCGTTCCTCCGGGAATCCCAGGGCCGCCAGCGCCCGGCATGCCAGGTTGAAACTCTCCACCCGGTGAGGTGCTGGAAGGAGAGGTTTCCGTTCCGCCCTGCGAGGCCATTTCCTCACGCCATCCGTCGCCGAAAGGTCGAGCATCTTCCTGGTCGATCAGCCACCGGCCCTCGGGATCAAAGACTCGCTTATTCTCAAACTCACCGAAAGGATCCATCGCCGTTTCGTCGTACGTCGAAAAGGGGTAGCCGGTCGTATGCTGAAAGAAGGCGAGATAGCGGTGATCGAAGCCCATGCCGAATGGAGGACGGGTTTCGAAACCGACCACATTGAATATTTTCTTGTCAACCGGTGCGGTGTGAAAGACCAAGATCATGAACGACGTGGCGACTGTTGCGGCGGCAAGTCCGAATACGATTCGACCGGCGTGAAAGACCGGCATTGGGAACCGAATCATCGTCGGCCCCAGAGAATCGGTTGTGACTCGAAGGACCACAAACGTCACCAGGAACAGGACCAGAAGACACACAAGATCCGCATACCCGTAGGACCACGATCCCGCATTTTCCGTGATTAGTGTTGCAAGCGGTTGATAGAAGTTGAAGGCGATGACGCTTGCAAAAAGTACGTTGAAAAAAACAAGCGCGGCACCCCAGAGACCTTCGCTCATGACGGTGTAGGTCAATCCAAGTACCACGACCACGATGCCGAGGTGTACGACGATTTCCATCCTGTAAAGTCCCCTTCGGACCTCGCAGCGAGGCGGGAATTGGAGAAGGTGGTCTAACGCGCCGAATTATTTGACCACTCGCATGAGTTCTTCGATCGAAGTACGTCCCTGGATCACCTGCCGTAAACCATCTTCGGTCAGGTAGATCATCCCGTTCTTCCGAGCCTCGTCCTTGATGGCCTTGACCGAGGGATTCTCCCGAATCAGCTCACGCATGGGGTCGGTGATGAGTAGGAGTTCGAAAATACCGGTTCGACCCATGTATCCGGTGCCGCCACACATCGGGCATACTTGCTCGGGTTCCTTGGGAGGACGGTAGAAAACATCCACCTTGTCAGGTGGAAGATTTGCCTTCTTCAGGAACTCAGCTTTGGGTTTATAGGGTTCCTTGCACGTTTCGCAAAGCAGTCGGACGAGCCGCTGACCCAGAATGGCCGTGATCGAGTTGGCGATCATGAAGGGTTCGACCCCCAGGTCAAGCATTCGGAAGAGGGCCGTCACCGTGTCGTTGGCGTGGACAGTGGAGAAGACCATGTGGCCCGTCGTCGCCGCTTGACAGGCGATTGTTGCGGTTTCTTGATCTCGCACTTCGCCGATCATGATCACGTCAGGGTCCTGACGAAGAATCGATCGCAATTGTTGGGCAAACGTCTGCCCGGCCTTCGTGTTGATTTCGATCTGCGTTACGTTGTCGATGTGATACTCGACCGGGTCTTCAACCGTGATGATGTTCTTCTGAAAGCGGTCGATCTCTCGAAGACAGGCGTAAAGGGTCGTACTTTTCCCTGAGCCTGTTGGCCCACAGCAGAGGAACATCCCGTGGGGTTGGTTCACGATCTCACGGATCGAGGCCACCATTTTCGGCCGCATGCCGACCTCTTCGAGCCGTCCAACCGATGCGGCGTTATCCAGGATTCGCATCACGAGTTTCTCTCCGGCTTTGGAACCAGAGGTCGCGACACGAAAATCGATCTCTCGCCCCTCGAACTTCGCCGCGAAGGAGCCGTCCTGCGGCTTTCGCTTCTCGGAGATATCCATGGCGCAGAGGACCTTGAAGATGTTGATCACTGCATCACCGGTCGGGCGATCAAACGGCTCGGCGGCGTGCATGATGCCGTCGATCCGGTAGCGTACGGCCAACTGATCAGGACTCGGCTCCAGGTGAATGTCGGTCGCCCGTCGAAGAATGGCGTCGTAGACGAGTTCCTTGGCCCCGATGAATTGTGGCGAGCCTTCGGCCCTGGCCACACGATCCTCGTCAACCTTGCCGGTGGAAGACTTGCCCATGAAGCTGATCGGCGGACCACCGTGATAGTCGGTTCCTTGCTCAACGTTGAAGATCCGACGCTTCAGCAATCCATTGATCAGTTCACCAAAGTGATACGGCGTCAGCACCTTCTCGTCATCGGGAACTGTCTGATTCCTTGAGTAGGCATATGTCAGTGATGGTGCCAAATAGGCGATCAGGAGCAGAACCAGGCCGATCGGATAAAAGGGAATAATCCAGACAAGCAGAAATCCCAGGATCCCGCTGAAGAAGACCAGCGAGTTCCACATTTCGAACCGGATGTTCTGCAACTCGCGGGTGTCATCATCGACCCAGTCCACCGTCTTGACCCAGGCCAGGTAGATCAGGACAACGGGTACAAACTTGAAGAGGTTAAGGTACAGACCGGAACCTCGGAGCGAGTTGATGGCCGCGGACTGGGCCAGAAGCAACCCTGGCAATTCGGCTGCCTCAGCCCCGTTGACGAGACCGAAGAGCGCCAGGGCAATCATCGCCAGGACCAGGCGCGGGCGGATCATGAGTGAAACTCCGAAGCGGCGAAGGACATGGAATACTGAGAACAGAATCGAATCACGAGTGGTGACAAGGGGAACCTCGAACAACGAGGTCCCCCCCGAGACCGCGTCTCAAAGAATACCAGGCTGCGCGATGGTAATTCCCTTCAGCGCCATCTTCAACGCCTCGGGACTGGGAGCGACTTCGAAGGCGGTTGCTCGTTCCACCTTTTCGGCCTGAACAAGTTGCTTGAGACTTTCGGTAAAGTCTTGCATCCCATCCTCTTTGCCGATCCGGATCGCATCACCGAGTTTACCGTCTTCCTCATTAAGGATCAGCTTCCTCACGGTCGGACTGGTGCGCATGATCTCGCACGTTGGGATCCGGGTCTGCCCCGTCTTTTCCGCCCAGTCCTTGGCTGTCGGCAAGAGTTTCTGCGCAATGATGGCCTGAAGGTTAAAGGCCATTGACTGTCTGAGAGCCGGGTGCATATCTCTCGGGAACAGGTCGAGAATTCGGCCGACCGTTGAGGGTGCCGAAGAGGCGTGAATCGTACCAAACACAAGGTGGCCTGTTTCCGCCGCGTGCATGGCCGCGTTGAACGTCTCGCGGTCTCGCATCTCACCAACCAAGATAATATCCGGGTCCTGTCGCACGGCATGCTTCAATGCCGTATCCCAGTCGATGACGTCGATACCGACCTCTCGCTGGTGAACGATCGATTTTTTGTCGACGAACGTAAACTCGATCGGATCCTCGATCGTCACAATATTGCAGCGTTCGCGTGCGTTGACGTACTCCAGCATGGAAGCGATCGTCGTCGATTTCCCCGAACCGGTGACCCCCGCAAGAATCACGATCCCCTGGTCGTGGCTGGCAATGTCAGCCAAAACCGGGGGCAGGCCGAGTCCCTCGAAGTCGGGAACCTGATTATTGACCCGTCGGGCAACCAGGCTGAGCTTGCCTCGTTGTCGAAAGAGATTCACGCGGAACCGGGTCTCCAGTCCATCCGGGTCCGTCACAATATGGGCAAAGTCGACCCCGCCTTCTTCTTCGAGAATCGTCTTTTGCCGAGCCGTGAGCAACGGGAACATGAGCCGCTCCATGTCCGCCGTGCTGAGCGGTGGTAGTTGCATCTGTCGAAGCACACCGGTGAGTCGCATTGCAGGGGAGACCCCGACCTTCAAGTGGAGGTCGGAACCCTTATGCTTCATCACCATCCGGAACAGCTTGTTGGCTTCCGGCTCGCTGGGATTGACGGGCTCGATCGTCTGGGCATCGATACCGGTGGCCATGGTGGTACTCCTGGAACGTTGGACCGGGCGACTCGATCAGGGAATCACAGAAATCGATCGGGCGAACGGGTTCACGAGACTAAGAGAGAGGATCAACGGGCCAGAACCTGGCCAAGGCCACTGCGATGAGCGTTCAGCCGTCACACCTCAACCCGATCTCGGACGGAAACGTGATGGCTTGCAAGATACGCTTTGGTCTCGGCGATCGTAAACTCTCGATAATGGAAAATGCTGGCGGCAAGGGCGGCATCGGCTCCGCCTTCAACCAGGGCGGCTCGTAGATGCTCTGGATGCCCGGCCCCGCCCGAGGCAACAACCGGAATCGTCACCGCATCACTTACTGCGCGAGTCATGGGGAGATCATACCCGTTCTTTGTGCCGTCGGCATCCATGCTGGTAAGTACGATCTCTCCAGCCCCAAGCCGCTCGACCTCCCGAGCCCAGGAAACCGCTTCAAGCCCGGTCGGAATGCGACCACCATTGATGTGCACCTCCCAGACCTCCTGATCGTCCCGCTGCACACGCTTGGGGTCGATATTGACGACAATACACTGGCTCCCAAAGCGCCGAGCGGCACGACGAACAAACTCGGGATCACGAACTGCGGTCGAGTTGATCGAGACCTTGTCCGCACCAGCATTAAGCAACGCTCGGATATCCTCAAGCGTCCGAATACCGCCACCGACGGTCAGCGGCATGAAGCAGACTTCCGCCGTGCGACGGACCACGTCGAGAATGATTCCTCGACCTTCGTGACTCGCAGTGATATCAAGGAACACAAGTTCGTCTGCCCCCTCGGCATCGTAGCGAGCAGCGACCTCAACTGGATCTCCGGCATCCCGAAGATTCAAGAAATTCGTGCCCTTGACAACACGGCCCGCGTTGACGTCGAGACAGGGAATAATCCGCTTGGCGAGCATAGGGGGACGATCCGAGAAGGCGATCACGCAGGATGGGGCCTAAGGTCAGGTGAGTAGAACACGCAGAATCGGCCCTGAATGGACAAATTGTACCCCTCAAACCCGGCTCATCCTAGAGGATCGATCGAGAGACTCTCTCTGATGGGGGTCAGGGCGATTCGTGCATTGGCGACTCGATCATCGCCCTCTGGAATTTAGAGACAGGGTGTCAATGGACCGCGGGCACTCGGGAAGACCATCAAGAAATGCTCGGCCGTAGGGTTTCGTCAGTACGCGAGGATCGAGAATGACCACAATTCCTTGATCGCTTCGAGAGCGGATCAATCGTCCGAACCCTTGTTTCAGCTTCAAGACCGCCTCCGGAACCTGATGCTCCAGAAACGGATTGCCACCTCTCGCTCGGATTGCTTCTAGCCTCGCTTCCAGCAACGGCCGTTCGGGGACGCTGAACGGAAGCTTGGTAATGATCACATTCGCAAGGGCTTCCCCAGGAACGTCCACCCCTTGCCAGAAACTGTCGGTGCCGAACAAGACGCTCCCGAGATTGGCACGGAACGACTCGATCATTTTCGATCGGGGTAAACCATCACTTTGGGAATACAGCGGGATATTCCGTTCGATGAACCAGGGAAGCAGAGCTTGTGCGGCCGTTTGCATGAAGCGGTACGAGGTAAAAAGGACGAACGCCCGGCCTCCCGTCAGTTCGAGATAGGTAGGAATTGCTCGAAGACAGGCCTGTTCGAACCCGCTCGGATCATCGGATGGGTCGGGAATGTTCCGAACCAGATGAAGGCGCGCCTGCTCCCGGTACTCGAAGGGACTGCCAAGCTGAAGTGATTGACCACGACTCAGTCCCAGACGGGTTCGGATGAATCGGAAGTCGGGTGGTGATCCAGAGCAGAGCGTCGCCGAGGCAAGAATGCAGGTTGGCACCTCCTGAAAGAGGAGCCGGTTCAGCACAGGGCCCACCTCAATCGGGGCCGCCGAAAGTGTAACCCGGCGCCTCTGGGGGGGGCCTTCAAGGTCGACCCAGTACACCCCGTCCGGCTCCGATTGGTCCAGCCACCGCTCAATGCTAATGGCTGTCAAATCGCAACGGTCACCAACGGCGGTCAGTTCCAACCGCTGGCCCTCGTCTTCGATCTCCTTGGAACCCTCGATAATCACACTTGCCAGTCGTTTGAGTGATTCGGGAAGTTCCGACCGAAGCCCAATCGGGCGACGCAGCCGACCGTTTGGCTGGCCTTCGGACTCTCTCCATCGCATGATCGCGGCAAAGAAGGCCGAGGAGGCAATCCGCGCTGGTCGGGTGGCATCAATTGCCTCATCAAGGTCGGAGTGAGCCAGCAACCCTTTGCGCGTTCGTTCGTTGTAAAGCCTCCCGAGCAGATACTCAACCTGACCGGACGTAATCCGAAGCCCGAGATGATCTCCCGCGATCGCTTCGAGCGTATGGGCTTCATCGAAAACGACCACGTCGTAATCCGGAAGCAGTCCGAACCCTTCAGCTCGGAGGGCCAAATCACTGAAAAACAGGGCGTGATTGACGACGAGAATGTTGGCCGTCCGCATCCGGCGTCGGGCCTTGAAATAGAAGCAGTCCTGGAATCGAGGGCAGCGCTTGCCGAGGCAGTTGCCGTTCTCACTGGCCACCGCGTCCCAGACAGCTGGGAGCGGCCGGAAATCGAGATCCGAACGGCTTCCGTCCTCGGTCTCCCTCACCCAGGACTTCAAGCTGCTGTACTGGTCGAACTCGTCTGGATGCTGAAAGGTTGCCAAGGCTCGAGCGCCGACCGACTCCAGTCGGCGTAGGCTGACGTAGTTCGAACGTCCTTTGACCAGGGTCGCCGTAAACTCGCTCGGCATAACCGCTCGGAGAAAGGGCAAGTCCTTTTGAAGCAGTTGCTCCTGGAGGCTAATCGTGTGGGTCGAGACAACGACCTTCTTCCCTCCCTCGGCTGCCGCCATGATACTCGGCACAAGGTATGCGAAGCTCTTGCCGACCCCAGTGCCGGCCTCCACGAGAAGATGGCCTCCCTCACTGATCGCCCTGGCCACAGCCTCGGCCATCGCAAGCTGCTCCGGGCGAACCTCGTACCCCGGCATCCGCCGGCTCACAGCTCCGCCGGGGCCAAGGATCGGAGTAGGGTCGAGTACGAGGTGATCCATGAGGGACCGTCCTTGATCGGGCAGGGGCGTCAGTTCCTCGGGGCGAACTTCCGCGGTTCCAACCGCATCAGCGTCTCCCGATTGCTACAGTGGAAGACGTCGATGAATTCGAGGATCGTCCGGTCGTCGCGGACCCATTATTGCCGCTCCTGCGAGGCGTCAACTGCGGCCTTGATCTCCCGAAAACAGGGCTTACAGATCAATGCATTTCGGAACGTCGGCCCCGCAGAGTCTTCCTAAACGAGGTCCTGGAACATGAAGATCGCAGGGGCATGCGAGCCGCAGCGGGCGCAGAGTTGGGGTGCGTAAAGAAACGGAATTCGACCTCGTACGCTGCAGCATTCGAGCCATTGATGCTCCTCATCGACCGTGAGACCCTCGCGAGAAGTTCGCTCCGAGAATTGCCCTGTCTTCGGAGAAAACGATCGTCTTCTTAATCCGAGCATGTCGTACACGCACTCGCAGGATTCGATGAATGAGCGTTCGCAGACCGGGCAATATTCCCAGCGACACATGAACCGATGGAGTTGGCCCTCCCGCTACCCACGCTCGCAACTCGGCAGGGTAGGGGTTTCATGATCGCCCATGTTGGGTTGACCCTCGGAGGACTGAAGCTGCCGTTTCCGGATCGCTCACCGGCGGATCATCCCCTCCGTCGGACTCGACGCAGTCGCATACAGCTTCTTCGGAATCCGACCCGCCGCACTCGCAAGGCGGCCTGCCTCGCAGGCAAGGCGCATGGCGTGGGCCATCCTAAGGGGATCGGAGGCCGAGGCGATCCCGGTATTCAGCAAAACGCCGTCACAGCCGAGTTCCATGGCGATCGCCACGTCGCTCGCGGTGCCGACACCGGCATCGATGATCACCGGATAATCGGGGTCGTCTCCCTTGAGATCCTCGAGAATGATCCGGATGTTGTTCGGATTGAGCACCCCCTGACCACTACCGATTGGACTTCCGGCAGGCATCACAGATGCCGCTCCAGCGGCCTTCAGGTGTCGAGCCATCACCGGGTCGTCGCTCGAATAGCAGAGGACCGTGAAGCCGTCCTTGACCAGGACCTCGGTTGTCTGAAGGGTGGCGACGGGATCGGGCAGCAGGGTCCTCGGGTCGGCGAGCACTTCAAGTTTCACCCAGTCGGCACCAGGGTTCCCAAGTCCTTCGAGCAACTCACGCCCGAGCCTAGCCGTCCGCAAGGCTTCCTCGGCATTGAAACACCCAGCAGTATTGGGAAGGATCGTGTACCGAGCCGGGTCGAGGTAATCGAGGAGATTCCGACCTTCCTTGTCAAACAGACGTTCGCGACGGACGGCGACGGTAACCACTTCTGACCCGCTTGCATTGAGGCATTCCCGCATCAGCTCAAGCGTTGCGTACTTGCCGGTTCCGACAAACAGGCGGCTCCGAAATCGGTGCGAGCCGATCGTCAGAACATCGGGACCAAACGACTCGGTATCCGGTGAGCCCCCACCGACGAGCGTCACGACCTCAACCTCGTCCCCCTCGCCCAGGACGGCCTCGGCATGGCGAGCCCGCGGCACGAGCACGCGATTCACCTCGACGGCCACAAATTCAGGTCGAACCTCAAGATGTTTGAGGACCTCGGCCACGCTGATCGGTCCAGAAAACGTACGTTCTTCGCCGTTGAGAATGATGGTCACGTCAGGCGACCCTCGGAATAGCTCGGTCGTCGGATCGGCCGCATTGGCCGGGATTTGCGTCAACATCTGTCCATCGTAGGGAAGGTGAAAGCGATGGTCAAGCCAGCCCGGTTTTCTGCGGATCAAACACGTCTGGTGACGATCCAGTTGACAGACCGGGGATGATCTCGCATCTTTCCGGCATTTTGGGAGCGGTCGTCGAGTCCGAGATGGTGTCGCTCTCCGTGACATCCGAAACGGACTCAGGAATGGAACTCGCTCTCGTCGGATTTCCAAGGGGGCCCCGTGTCTCATCGCGAACGACGCCGAAAGATGCATCCCCGGCTGGAAGCGCTCGATGATCGCCTCCTTCTTTCTTCGGTCCCAACGGCCATGATTCAGGATCGGGTTCTCTTCGTCGTCGGAACCGATCAAAACGACGAGATCGACGTGACCATTCGGCCGTTTCGCCTGGGGGCTCAGACCATTCCTGTGGTTCGGGTCGCCGGAATACCCAGGTGGTTCCCTTCCACACGTTTTGATCTGGTGGCCGTCAATGCCAAGGCGGGCGACGACCTCGTGACGATCCACGATCGAGGGCTCCCCCTGATCTCCGTTTGGATCGATGGGGGTGAAGGGAACGATACGCTTCTTGGCAGTTCAGCCAACGACACGATCATCGGCGGAGCTGGGAACGATGTGATTGAAGGCCGTGGCCTTGCAGACGTCATCGACGGTGGACCCGGGTGGAACGTGATCAACGGAGTTCCCGCCGCGCTGCCTGCGTCTGGCGATCCCTTCGATTCGAACTTCAGTTCCCACCAGGGTTACGGACATGCCTCTCAGTTTCCCCTTTCGGACTCGTCGCCCTCGTCGATTGCGCTTACACTTGATGAGTGGGCGATCGTTTCAATGACCAATCAGGCCAGAGCCCAGGTTGGGTTACCATCGTTGATGGTCAGCGAGTCGCTCCAGCAGGCCAGTCGAATACAGGCGGAAAGCATGGCACGATTGAACCGAATCGCCCATGTCCTGCCTGAGTCCGAGACACCCACTTTGGCCGATCGGGCTCGAGTGGTCGGTTATGTCTTCTCAGCCCTCGCGGAAAATCTCGCCTTCAACTATCTCTCAGCGTCTGACGCCGTGGAAGGTTGGCTCGGCTCGGACGGTCATCGACGAAACTTGCTCTCATCGGAATACACAGAGATCGGTGTTGCGATTGCTCGAAACGCGATGGGGCAACCCTACTACGTGCAGGTCTTCGGTCGACCGGCGGCGTGACACACGCGCCCAATCCCCACTCGAACTCAGTCAGTTGCCGCCGAGACGTCGATTCCTCCGTGACCCGGATCGTAGAGCACTTCTCTAGGCTCCACACCCTGCCTATCATGGAAGGATGAACACCACGACGACACCAAACCCGATCCTGATCGGTTGTTGTGGATGGAGCTATCCCGACTGGGAAGGAGTCTTCTATCCTCACGGCCTCCACTCCAATGAAGCGCTTACTTACTACGCCGATCGATTTCCGATTGTTGAGGTCGATTCCACTTTCTACCGACCTCCCACACCAGGTCTGATCCGCTCCTGGGATGATCGCACTCCCAAAGACTTTCGGTTTGCCTTGAAGGTCCCTCGCTCAATCACCCACGAAAAGCTCCTGAAAGACTGCGAGGAAGAGGTCGAGGTCTTTGTTTCTGCCGCCATCGGATTGGGTGAAAAGTTAAGTTGCGTCTTGCTGCAAATGGGTTATTTCAATCGCTCGGCCTTTGGAACCCAATCGGAATTCTTACAAGTGCTCGATCGATTTCTCGCCCGATGGCCTTCAGGGCAAGTTCCTGTGGCGGTTGAGGTGCGCAACGCTCGATGGATCAACAGCGATCTGGCCAGCGTGCTTGCCACTCACGGTGCGGTCTTAACGCTTACTGAGCAGTCCTGGATGCCAACCCCGCGTGAGGTGGCAGATCAACTCGATCCATTGACCGGCCCCTTCGCTTTTATTCGCCTTTTGGGCGATCGGCAGGGGATCGAACGAATGACTACGACCTGGGACCGGATCGTTCTGGATCGCTCGGCGGAACTGGCCGAGACGGCGAACGTGATCCAGAGCTTGAGCCAGCACGCTCCCGTCTTCGTCTTTGCAAACAACCACTACGCGGGTCATTCTCCAGAGACAGTTCGACAGCTTCGACGCTTTCTGGAACTTCCTGAGCCCTCACCTCCCGACCGGCCGAAATGGACCCTCTTTGATTGAGGTGATCGGTCATCGAACACGAAATCCTGGATCGAGCACGAGAACGATCCGGTTTTCCACACCAATCGTCGATCGCCTCATGATTTCAGTCGTTCGAGACACCCGAACAACCCGAGAGGCGGTTTGTTGAGCAATGACTGCCCCTGCTTCAGATGCCCGATCGGATCTATCAAGCCCAGACTGGCCCGCGCGCAAGCGCGATTGGCAACGCCGGCTTCCTCGACTCCGGCTTGAGGCGGAACCGATCGAGGAACAAATCGATCGCTACCGACGAGCTACGATTGCGCTCT belongs to Tautonia rosea and includes:
- a CDS encoding tetratricopeptide repeat protein, with the translated sequence MSPHLNPRRTVPHPPGRQGNESIHPGWKKRLLLLGGGLLLGLFGLVLLVTPRPDPDQLWQEAQQSLKAGRIPEADLAAKRLSQLRPPTDADLMLLAQVAIAQDRTEDALSILDELPNSSPLRPQAALLAGQLELRRDRMKIAEGKFLQAIELDPRLTQAYRELIYIYGFRKQSEEIDETFRRLSQLGPLTANEAFIWSLIRGVQWSTEEIVETLSRAVEADPKDDRSRIALADALLEMTRFHDAEAVLSPLDPSLPDARAALGRLALERGDVPTLRALLADGPDNHAGIELLRGKLALQFRDPDAAVESYRSALALRPNDREALSGLTQALNQAGMQGEALEIVERLNQVNALNNLLNELPSFDGNPGADRYLELGRICETIGFIPQARTWYQNAIRTDPFHKDAQRALARIGGEPTQVRDIETEDNEID
- a CDS encoding GspE/PulE family protein, coding for MIRPRLVLAMIALALFGLVNGAEAAELPGLLLAQSAAINSLRGSGLYLNLFKFVPVVLIYLAWVKTVDWVDDDTRELQNIRFEMWNSLVFFSGILGFLLVWIIPFYPIGLVLLLIAYLAPSLTYAYSRNQTVPDDEKVLTPYHFGELINGLLKRRIFNVEQGTDYHGGPPISFMGKSSTGKVDEDRVARAEGSPQFIGAKELVYDAILRRATDIHLEPSPDQLAVRYRIDGIMHAAEPFDRPTGDAVINIFKVLCAMDISEKRKPQDGSFAAKFEGREIDFRVATSGSKAGEKLVMRILDNAASVGRLEEVGMRPKMVASIREIVNQPHGMFLCCGPTGSGKSTTLYACLREIDRFQKNIITVEDPVEYHIDNVTQIEINTKAGQTFAQQLRSILRQDPDVIMIGEVRDQETATIACQAATTGHMVFSTVHANDTVTALFRMLDLGVEPFMIANSITAILGQRLVRLLCETCKEPYKPKAEFLKKANLPPDKVDVFYRPPKEPEQVCPMCGGTGYMGRTGIFELLLITDPMRELIRENPSVKAIKDEARKNGMIYLTEDGLRQVIQGRTSIEELMRVVK
- a CDS encoding type IV pilus twitching motility protein PilT, yielding MATGIDAQTIEPVNPSEPEANKLFRMVMKHKGSDLHLKVGVSPAMRLTGVLRQMQLPPLSTADMERLMFPLLTARQKTILEEEGGVDFAHIVTDPDGLETRFRVNLFRQRGKLSLVARRVNNQVPDFEGLGLPPVLADIASHDQGIVILAGVTGSGKSTTIASMLEYVNARERCNIVTIEDPIEFTFVDKKSIVHQREVGIDVIDWDTALKHAVRQDPDIILVGEMRDRETFNAAMHAAETGHLVFGTIHASSAPSTVGRILDLFPRDMHPALRQSMAFNLQAIIAQKLLPTAKDWAEKTGQTRIPTCEIMRTSPTVRKLILNEEDGKLGDAIRIGKEDGMQDFTESLKQLVQAEKVERATAFEVAPSPEALKMALKGITIAQPGIL
- the hisF gene encoding imidazole glycerol phosphate synthase subunit HisF — encoded protein: MLAKRIIPCLDVNAGRVVKGTNFLNLRDAGDPVEVAARYDAEGADELVFLDITASHEGRGIILDVVRRTAEVCFMPLTVGGGIRTLEDIRALLNAGADKVSINSTAVRDPEFVRRAARRFGSQCIVVNIDPKRVQRDDQEVWEVHINGGRIPTGLEAVSWAREVERLGAGEIVLTSMDADGTKNGYDLPMTRAVSDAVTIPVVASGGAGHPEHLRAALVEGGADAALAASIFHYREFTIAETKAYLASHHVSVRDRVEV
- a CDS encoding ATP-dependent DNA helicase, which translates into the protein MDHLVLDPTPILGPGGAVSRRMPGYEVRPEQLAMAEAVARAISEGGHLLVEAGTGVGKSFAYLVPSIMAAAEGGKKVVVSTHTISLQEQLLQKDLPFLRAVMPSEFTATLVKGRSNYVSLRRLESVGARALATFQHPDEFDQYSSLKSWVRETEDGSRSDLDFRPLPAVWDAVASENGNCLGKRCPRFQDCFYFKARRRMRTANILVVNHALFFSDLALRAEGFGLLPDYDVVVFDEAHTLEAIAGDHLGLRITSGQVEYLLGRLYNERTRKGLLAHSDLDEAIDATRPARIASSAFFAAIMRWRESEGQPNGRLRRPIGLRSELPESLKRLASVIIEGSKEIEDEGQRLELTAVGDRCDLTAISIERWLDQSEPDGVYWVDLEGPPQRRRVTLSAAPIEVGPVLNRLLFQEVPTCILASATLCSGSPPDFRFIRTRLGLSRGQSLQLGSPFEYREQARLHLVRNIPDPSDDPSGFEQACLRAIPTYLELTGGRAFVLFTSYRFMQTAAQALLPWFIERNIPLYSQSDGLPRSKMIESFRANLGSVLFGTDSFWQGVDVPGEALANVIITKLPFSVPERPLLEARLEAIRARGGNPFLEHQVPEAVLKLKQGFGRLIRSRSDQGIVVILDPRVLTKPYGRAFLDGLPECPRSIDTLSLNSRGR
- the thiS gene encoding sulfur carrier protein ThiS, with product MTIILNGEERTFSGPISVAEVLKHLEVRPEFVAVEVNRVLVPRARHAEAVLGEGDEVEVVTLVGGGSPDTESFGPDVLTIGSHRFRSRLFVGTGKYATLELMRECLNASGSEVVTVAVRRERLFDKEGRNLLDYLDPARYTILPNTAGCFNAEEALRTARLGRELLEGLGNPGADWVKLEVLADPRTLLPDPVATLQTTEVLVKDGFTVLCYSSDDPVMARHLKAAGAASVMPAGSPIGSGQGVLNPNNIRIILEDLKGDDPDYPVIIDAGVGTASDVAIAMELGCDGVLLNTGIASASDPLRMAHAMRLACEAGRLASAAGRIPKKLYATASSPTEGMIRR